One Flavobacterium sp. 90 DNA segment encodes these proteins:
- a CDS encoding aminotransferase class V-fold PLP-dependent enzyme — MESIIEKTAITELEYYFSKFRGNTIGVNHFFESAYGKQKILYADWIASGRLYFPIEEIMLNKIGPMIANTHSFSSETGKASTYAYQHARAIIKKHVNANDSDCLVATGTGMTAALSKLQRIMGLRSEDNIYNVKLQFDDERPVVFITHMEHHSNQVPWYETIADVVVLPADNNNLVDPKILSSELQKYKNRSLKIGSFTACSNVTGIITPYYELAKIMHQNGGFCFVDFAASAPYVSIDMHPEDPEAQLDAIFFSPHKFLGGPGTCGILVFNEKLYKSSFPDNPGGGNVKYTNPWGGYHYSDAIEVREDGGTPGFLQVIRTALCLELKEQMGVENMKNREKELLDLCYSKLQKIEGVSILGDLNTERIGCVSFNIENIHYNLVVRILNDRFGIQVRGGWSCASTYAHYLFGINREESSEMTKEILQQNLSNKPGWVRISLHPTMTNDELLFICDAIQKVEANYKEWQMIYTYNPFTNEYEISEKINLLETEVKKWFCLE; from the coding sequence ATGGAATCTATTATAGAAAAAACAGCGATAACAGAATTAGAATATTATTTTTCTAAATTCAGAGGAAATACAATTGGCGTTAATCATTTTTTTGAATCCGCTTACGGGAAACAGAAAATATTGTACGCAGATTGGATTGCGAGCGGAAGATTATATTTTCCAATTGAGGAGATAATGCTCAATAAAATAGGTCCGATGATCGCTAATACGCATTCGTTTTCAAGCGAAACCGGCAAAGCATCGACATATGCGTATCAACATGCGCGAGCAATAATCAAAAAGCACGTAAATGCCAATGATTCTGATTGCTTGGTGGCTACAGGAACCGGTATGACGGCTGCTTTGTCAAAATTGCAGCGTATTATGGGACTTCGTTCTGAGGATAATATTTATAATGTAAAACTGCAGTTTGATGACGAAAGACCAGTGGTTTTTATCACACATATGGAGCATCATTCTAATCAGGTTCCGTGGTATGAAACTATTGCCGATGTTGTGGTTTTACCTGCCGATAATAACAATTTGGTTGACCCGAAAATCTTGTCTTCAGAACTTCAAAAATATAAAAACCGAAGTTTGAAAATTGGTTCGTTTACGGCTTGTTCAAATGTTACAGGAATTATCACGCCGTATTATGAATTGGCCAAAATCATGCATCAAAACGGTGGTTTTTGTTTTGTAGATTTTGCTGCTTCGGCACCTTACGTTTCAATTGATATGCATCCTGAAGATCCGGAAGCGCAATTGGATGCGATTTTCTTTTCGCCTCATAAATTTTTAGGAGGACCGGGAACTTGCGGTATTTTGGTTTTTAATGAAAAATTATACAAATCAAGTTTTCCGGATAATCCCGGTGGTGGAAATGTAAAGTATACCAATCCGTGGGGCGGATATCATTACAGTGATGCAATAGAAGTAAGAGAAGATGGCGGAACTCCGGGATTTCTGCAAGTGATTCGGACAGCGTTATGTTTAGAATTAAAAGAACAAATGGGTGTTGAAAACATGAAAAACAGAGAAAAGGAATTGCTGGATTTATGTTATTCAAAACTTCAAAAAATAGAAGGAGTTTCTATTCTGGGCGATTTAAATACAGAACGAATTGGCTGCGTTTCTTTTAATATTGAAAACATTCATTACAATTTAGTTGTCCGTATTTTAAATGATCGTTTCGGAATTCAGGTTCGTGGCGGTTGGTCTTGCGCGAGTACTTATGCGCATTATTTATTTGGCATTAATCGAGAGGAATCTTCAGAAATGACAAAAGAGATTCTTCAGCAAAATCTAAGTAATAAACCAGGTTGGGTTCGTATTTCTTTGCATCCAACAATGACCAATGATGAACTTTTATTTATTTGTGATGCCATCCAAAAAGTTGAAGCTAACTACAAAGAATGGCAAATGATTTATACTTATAATCCTTTCACCAATGAATATGAAATCTCTGAAAAGATAAATTTGTTGGAGACAGAGGTTAAGAAATGGTTTTGTTTAGAATAA
- a CDS encoding TIR domain-containing protein — translation MSTSKNVFISHHHKDDDSVTNFTKLLAGKEYGIRNSSIRANPKNQDRLDKKQIPEQTLKRLLTMKMRWAGTVVVLIGSQTHSREWVNWEIEQAAKLGKRIVGVFMHGGKDSDIPENLEKFGDGLVGWNSEKIIDALEGKDVGWCSSNGSPRAPVNNVKRIGCQ, via the coding sequence ATGAGTACATCAAAAAATGTTTTTATAAGTCATCATCATAAAGATGATGATTCTGTTACAAATTTTACAAAGTTATTGGCTGGTAAAGAATATGGTATTAGAAATAGTTCTATAAGGGCTAATCCCAAAAATCAAGATAGGTTAGATAAAAAACAAATTCCTGAACAGACTTTGAAACGACTTTTGACAATGAAAATGCGTTGGGCAGGAACGGTTGTTGTATTAATTGGTTCGCAGACTCATTCGAGAGAATGGGTGAATTGGGAAATTGAACAAGCTGCTAAACTAGGAAAAAGAATTGTTGGTGTATTCATGCATGGGGGTAAAGATTCGGATATCCCTGAAAATCTGGAAAAATTTGGTGACGGTCTAGTTGGCTGGAATTCTGAAAAAATAATTGATGCTTTAGAAGGCAAAGATGTTGGGTGGTGTAGTTCAAATGGATCTCCTAGAGCCCCCGTGAATAATGTTAAAAGAATTGGTTGTCAATAA
- a CDS encoding pitrilysin family protein — protein MKKYIFVGYCSLAFCTLISAQNKSVNFKKIKELGGIEEYLYQPNGMNVLLLQDNASPVATVQIVYRVGSKNEVLGNTGSTHLLEHLMFKGTPSFNKKNGNTITDVLQNTGAQLNATTWYDRTNYFETLPSDKIALALQIEADRMRNSLLLKEDKEAEMTVVRNEFERGENDPNSLLDKEIWAAAYIAHPYHHSTIGWKSDIEKAPIEVLRNFYNTYYWPDNATLTIIGDFKKEKVFELIEQYFGKITKAPNAMPQPYTEEPEQYGPRKIVVKKPGELGVVNKAYKIPGALNEDLPALNILGEIIGSGPSAILNKTFVDTGLGIYTYSSATNFKEVGLFTIGVGFPTTSKHEDIDAKIGEVVAKIQKEGVTQEEVNRVVANISAQTILARDGSGVIASQLNEAIAAGDWTDYITGVDRLKKVTPADVLRVAKKYLVEDQSTTGYFVPKQNGGQSQESAQANNYMPENGPFYYRHPENGHDHNEVSEVHLSEQKNAVKTIVAEDETSIEKTASAYKREKVAGIDVVSVKTSAKDFVTVAASISLGNYANEGKNLAIPSLTASMLSKGTTLNNKFKFSEKLQKLGVNINVNASTTKVNIGFKCLKKDLDQVIILLAEELRNPLFDAKEFENLKQQFTGNIQQNLNDPGERGSIALSQAIYPKGNPNYDPSVEQDLTNVKNATLEEVKAFHKKYFGPASMHLVIVGDTEGANLNNSLNKSFKNWNGGVVESMKFEEAVKANAKTEVITIAEKPSAELYIGQYTGLKRVDADYIPFYIGNYTLGAGFAGRLMQTVRDNDGLTYNISSGTGGNITTGGYWMVNASFNPTLFQKGLDATMVQIKKWVNDGITLEELENKKTNLIGSFKVGMATTNGMTRTILGFIERGLEPNYIDQYPKDIEKVTLKQVNDAIKKYIQLDKMIIVKAGSLDKDGNPLK, from the coding sequence ATGAAAAAATACATCTTCGTGGGCTATTGCTCACTAGCTTTCTGTACGCTTATTTCAGCGCAAAATAAATCGGTTAATTTTAAGAAAATCAAAGAATTAGGTGGAATTGAAGAATATTTGTACCAACCAAACGGTATGAATGTTTTACTCTTGCAAGACAATGCTTCGCCAGTTGCAACCGTGCAAATTGTGTATCGTGTTGGTTCTAAAAACGAAGTTTTGGGAAACACAGGATCAACGCATCTTTTAGAACATTTAATGTTTAAAGGAACTCCAAGTTTCAACAAGAAAAACGGAAATACGATTACTGATGTTCTTCAAAATACGGGAGCGCAATTAAACGCTACAACTTGGTACGACAGAACCAATTATTTTGAAACATTGCCGAGTGATAAAATTGCTTTGGCACTTCAAATTGAAGCAGACAGAATGCGCAATTCTTTATTACTAAAAGAAGATAAAGAAGCCGAAATGACCGTTGTTCGTAACGAATTTGAACGCGGAGAAAACGATCCAAATAGTTTATTGGACAAAGAAATTTGGGCAGCTGCATATATTGCGCATCCGTACCATCATTCTACAATTGGATGGAAATCTGATATTGAAAAAGCACCAATCGAAGTATTACGTAATTTCTACAACACTTATTACTGGCCGGATAATGCGACTTTGACGATTATTGGAGATTTTAAAAAAGAAAAAGTTTTTGAATTGATCGAGCAGTATTTCGGTAAAATCACAAAAGCGCCAAACGCAATGCCTCAGCCATATACCGAAGAACCGGAACAATACGGACCTCGTAAAATTGTAGTTAAAAAACCGGGAGAATTAGGCGTTGTTAATAAAGCTTATAAAATTCCTGGTGCTTTAAACGAAGATTTGCCAGCTTTGAATATTCTGGGAGAAATCATTGGTTCTGGTCCATCGGCTATTTTAAATAAAACTTTTGTAGACACAGGTTTAGGGATTTACACTTACTCAAGTGCAACAAATTTTAAAGAAGTTGGACTTTTTACTATTGGAGTTGGTTTTCCAACGACTTCAAAACACGAAGATATTGATGCTAAAATTGGCGAAGTTGTAGCTAAAATCCAAAAAGAAGGTGTTACACAAGAAGAAGTAAATCGTGTCGTAGCCAATATCAGCGCGCAAACTATCTTAGCTCGTGACGGTTCTGGCGTAATTGCATCACAATTAAACGAAGCTATTGCTGCCGGAGATTGGACAGATTATATCACAGGAGTTGACCGATTGAAAAAAGTTACGCCGGCTGATGTTTTACGTGTAGCTAAAAAATATTTAGTTGAAGATCAAAGCACAACAGGATATTTTGTTCCGAAACAAAATGGAGGTCAAAGTCAGGAATCGGCGCAAGCCAACAATTATATGCCAGAGAATGGACCGTTTTATTACAGACATCCGGAAAATGGACACGATCATAATGAAGTTTCTGAAGTTCATTTATCAGAACAAAAAAATGCGGTAAAAACTATTGTTGCAGAAGATGAAACTTCAATCGAAAAAACTGCTTCGGCTTACAAAAGAGAAAAAGTAGCCGGAATTGATGTTGTTTCTGTAAAAACTTCGGCTAAAGATTTTGTGACCGTTGCAGCAAGTATTTCGTTAGGAAATTATGCTAATGAAGGTAAAAACTTGGCGATTCCATCATTAACAGCTTCAATGTTATCAAAAGGAACAACGCTGAATAACAAATTTAAATTCTCAGAAAAACTTCAAAAATTAGGTGTAAATATCAATGTAAATGCTTCTACAACCAAAGTTAATATTGGTTTTAAATGCCTGAAAAAAGATTTAGATCAGGTAATTATTTTATTAGCCGAAGAATTAAGAAATCCATTATTTGATGCGAAAGAATTCGAAAATCTAAAACAACAATTTACAGGAAACATTCAACAAAATTTGAATGATCCGGGAGAAAGAGGAAGTATTGCGTTATCTCAGGCAATTTATCCAAAAGGAAATCCGAATTATGATCCAAGTGTTGAGCAAGATTTAACCAATGTTAAAAATGCGACTTTGGAAGAAGTAAAAGCATTTCACAAAAAATATTTCGGTCCCGCTTCAATGCATTTGGTTATTGTTGGAGATACAGAAGGTGCAAATTTGAATAATTCATTAAATAAATCTTTCAAAAACTGGAATGGTGGAGTTGTTGAAAGTATGAAGTTTGAAGAAGCTGTAAAAGCAAACGCTAAAACAGAAGTTATTACAATCGCCGAGAAACCAAGCGCCGAATTGTACATAGGGCAATACACAGGTTTGAAAAGAGTTGACGCAGATTATATTCCGTTTTACATTGGGAATTATACTTTAGGTGCCGGTTTTGCTGGTCGCTTGATGCAAACTGTTCGTGATAATGATGGTTTAACTTATAATATTTCATCAGGAACTGGCGGAAACATTACAACTGGTGGTTACTGGATGGTAAATGCATCGTTTAATCCAACGTTATTCCAAAAAGGATTGGACGCAACTATGGTTCAGATTAAAAAATGGGTAAACGACGGAATCACTTTGGAAGAACTGGAAAACAAGAAAACCAATTTAATTGGAAGTTTTAAAGTTGGAATGGCAACCACAAACGGAATGACCAGAACGATTTTAGGTTTTATAGAAAGAGGTTTAGAGCCAAATTACATTGACCAATATCCAAAAGACATCGAAAAAGTAACGCTGAAACAAGTGAATGATGCGATCAAAAAGTATATTCAGTTGGACAAGATGATTATTGTAAAAGCGGGTTCGTTAGATAAAGATGGTAATCCTTTGAAGTAG
- a CDS encoding toll/interleukin-1 receptor domain-containing protein, translating to MALNRYYYPTKYDSRNKVLSLGIKCVFISHQQKDKDAAKKIADYLIKTGIDVYFDAYDGDLRIHHQSNNAKAVTDSIRKGINNSSHMLVLVSPNTLYSSWVPFEIGYGYDKTELFVLCLKGIPKGGLPEYARSATIVRDIYDLNNLISRISKINKEILLETKMMSDYGNYTNPLSGVMDTLINDPYN from the coding sequence ATGGCATTAAACCGATACTATTACCCAACAAAGTATGACTCCAGAAATAAGGTCTTGTCTTTGGGAATAAAATGTGTATTTATATCACATCAACAAAAAGATAAGGATGCAGCAAAAAAGATTGCAGATTATTTGATAAAGACGGGTATTGATGTTTATTTTGACGCTTATGACGGAGATTTGAGAATTCATCATCAATCTAATAACGCTAAAGCTGTTACTGACTCAATCAGAAAAGGGATAAACAATAGTTCTCATATGCTTGTATTAGTTTCTCCCAATACATTATATTCTAGTTGGGTGCCTTTTGAAATAGGTTACGGTTATGATAAAACAGAATTATTTGTGTTATGCCTAAAAGGAATTCCTAAAGGAGGATTGCCTGAGTATGCAAGGTCTGCTACTATTGTTAGAGATATTTATGATTTAAACAATCTGATTAGTAGAATCTCAAAAATTAATAAAGAAATCCTACTTGAAACAAAAATGATGAGTGATTACGGAAACTATACAAATCCCCTTTCGGGAGTAATGGATACTCTCATAAATGATCCATACAATTAA
- a CDS encoding nucleoside triphosphate pyrophosphohydrolase family protein, which yields MLFSEYQNQAKNTIQDYVKGKDVNNIVPFLGLIGEAGSVITELKKNLRDGNAYINYTNKLKEELGDVLWYISTIATENNLNLEEIAKENLKKIKDRFDSEQPENFIVYDEKYPKSEQFPREFEVEFKIVNEAGKEKVRIINNTTKKQLGDDITDNSHKKDGYRFHDIFHLGYVAYLGWSPVIRKLMEIKRKSDNATDEVEDGARAAITEELVSLYIYNYAVDHQLFKYSNNVDTEVLKTIKKLVSGIEVENCTQKQWETAIINSYKVFDELKNNKGGRVLVSIKNKKLTYLGKN from the coding sequence ATGCTATTTTCAGAATATCAAAACCAAGCTAAAAATACTATCCAAGATTATGTGAAAGGAAAAGACGTTAATAATATAGTCCCGTTTTTGGGACTTATTGGTGAAGCTGGATCTGTTATTACAGAATTGAAAAAGAATTTAAGAGATGGGAACGCTTATATAAACTACACAAATAAGCTAAAAGAAGAACTGGGCGACGTTCTTTGGTATATATCTACAATAGCTACTGAAAATAATCTAAATCTAGAAGAAATAGCAAAAGAGAATCTAAAAAAAATAAAAGACCGCTTTGATTCAGAACAGCCCGAAAACTTTATAGTTTATGATGAAAAATACCCTAAATCAGAACAATTTCCTAGAGAATTCGAAGTAGAATTTAAGATTGTTAATGAAGCAGGAAAGGAAAAAGTAAGGATTATTAATAATACTACTAAAAAGCAGTTAGGAGATGATATTACGGACAATTCACACAAGAAAGATGGATACAGATTTCACGATATATTTCATCTAGGCTATGTTGCCTATCTAGGGTGGTCCCCCGTGATAAGAAAATTAATGGAAATAAAAAGAAAAAGTGATAATGCTACAGATGAGGTGGAAGATGGTGCTAGAGCAGCTATCACAGAGGAATTAGTAAGTTTATATATTTATAATTACGCCGTAGATCATCAGTTATTTAAGTATAGTAACAATGTAGATACAGAAGTTTTAAAAACAATTAAAAAGCTAGTTAGCGGTATTGAAGTAGAGAACTGTACGCAAAAACAGTGGGAAACAGCAATTATAAATTCGTATAAGGTTTTTGATGAATTGAAGAATAATAAAGGAGGCCGAGTTCTAGTCAGCATTAAAAATAAAAAGCTAACTTATTTAGGTAAAAACTAA
- a CDS encoding cytochrome c biogenesis protein CcdA encodes MKNFIITLILLVSCSMFGQMYNPVKWTTSVEKISDKEYILKAEASIQSGWHLYGQYIEEGGPSATAFSFKNPKKNFELTGKTTEGKGHEVVDKIFNMKIKYFEDKALFTQKIKFTSDQITNIAAEVEFMVCDDSNCLPPSSEELSFKMPNSVKMASAEETAVAKDTTIAEEKAIVKETEKAEIAIAKPVEKKDSRGLISIFIIAFLSGFAALLTPCVFPMIPMTVSFFTKQSKTKAAGIRNALIYGFSIIIIYVLLGSIVTAVFGADSLNALSTNVWFNLIFFILLVVFAVSFLGAFEIMLPNALANKVDSQADRGGLIGIFFMALALAIVSFSCTGPIVGTLLVEAASKGGIAPIVGMLGFSTAIALPFSLFAAFPGWLNALPKSGGWLNTVKVVLGFLELALAFKFLSNADLVLQLHWLEREVFLTIWIAVFGTLACYLFGKITLPHDSPLNHISVGRLGFGLIVLSFTIYLIPGLWGAPLKLISGFAPPMQYSESPDGFGASKSVSETKSDLPEGAEFGPQNIITFHDYDKGMEFAKKNGKPVLLDFTGYACVNCRKMEELVWSDSKVSDVLKNKVVLISLYVDDKKELPENEQYISETTGKKIKTVGNKWSDLQIKRYKANAQPFYVIVDQNSANLTEPSAYNPDIEDYYNWLNTGIKNFKS; translated from the coding sequence ATGAAAAACTTTATCATAACCTTAATATTGCTAGTGAGTTGCAGTATGTTTGGACAAATGTATAATCCGGTAAAATGGACAACTTCTGTAGAAAAAATTTCAGATAAAGAATATATTTTAAAAGCTGAAGCTTCGATTCAGTCCGGATGGCATTTATATGGACAATATATTGAAGAAGGAGGACCATCGGCGACAGCCTTTTCTTTTAAAAATCCGAAGAAAAACTTTGAATTAACAGGCAAAACCACCGAAGGAAAAGGTCATGAAGTCGTGGATAAAATCTTCAATATGAAAATTAAATATTTTGAAGATAAAGCACTTTTTACACAAAAAATAAAATTCACATCAGATCAAATTACAAATATTGCCGCTGAAGTGGAATTTATGGTTTGCGATGACAGTAATTGTCTACCGCCATCATCTGAAGAATTATCTTTTAAAATGCCAAATTCAGTAAAAATGGCTTCCGCCGAAGAAACTGCAGTTGCAAAAGATACCACAATTGCAGAAGAAAAAGCAATCGTAAAAGAAACAGAAAAAGCAGAAATAGCAATTGCAAAACCTGTTGAAAAGAAGGATTCAAGAGGATTAATAAGCATTTTTATTATTGCCTTTTTATCAGGATTTGCAGCTTTATTGACGCCTTGTGTTTTCCCGATGATCCCAATGACGGTGAGTTTTTTTACCAAACAAAGTAAAACCAAAGCAGCAGGAATCAGAAACGCTTTGATTTACGGATTTTCGATCATTATTATTTATGTTTTATTGGGTTCAATTGTAACGGCTGTTTTTGGTGCTGATTCTCTGAACGCGCTTTCAACGAACGTTTGGTTTAACCTTATTTTCTTTATTTTATTGGTTGTTTTTGCTGTTTCTTTCTTAGGAGCTTTCGAGATTATGCTTCCAAATGCATTAGCAAACAAAGTCGATTCACAAGCGGATAGAGGAGGATTAATCGGGATTTTCTTTATGGCTTTGGCTTTAGCAATTGTTTCTTTTTCGTGTACCGGACCAATTGTTGGAACATTATTAGTAGAAGCAGCTTCAAAAGGAGGAATCGCGCCAATTGTTGGAATGTTAGGATTTTCGACTGCGATAGCGTTGCCGTTTTCATTGTTTGCTGCATTTCCGGGTTGGTTAAATGCTTTGCCAAAATCTGGCGGTTGGCTAAATACCGTAAAAGTGGTTTTAGGCTTTTTAGAATTGGCTTTAGCTTTTAAATTTTTATCAAATGCTGATTTGGTTTTGCAATTACATTGGCTGGAAAGAGAAGTATTTCTAACAATTTGGATTGCCGTTTTTGGAACTTTGGCTTGCTATTTATTCGGAAAAATTACGTTGCCGCATGATTCTCCTTTAAACCATATTTCGGTTGGAAGATTAGGTTTTGGATTAATTGTTTTGTCTTTTACGATTTACCTGATTCCGGGACTTTGGGGCGCACCTTTAAAATTAATCAGTGGTTTTGCACCTCCAATGCAATACAGTGAATCTCCAGACGGATTTGGAGCTTCTAAAAGTGTTAGCGAAACAAAATCGGATTTACCGGAAGGAGCAGAATTTGGACCGCAAAATATCATTACTTTTCACGATTATGATAAAGGAATGGAATTCGCAAAGAAAAACGGAAAACCGGTTTTATTAGACTTTACAGGTTATGCGTGCGTAAATTGCAGAAAAATGGAAGAGTTGGTTTGGTCAGATTCTAAAGTTTCAGATGTTTTAAAAAACAAGGTAGTTTTGATTTCGTTGTATGTAGACGACAAAAAAGAACTTCCGGAAAACGAACAATATATTTCTGAAACAACAGGAAAAAAGATCAAAACGGTTGGAAATAAATGGAGCGATTTACAAATTAAACGATATAAAGCAAATGCGCAGCCTTTTTATGTAATTGTAGATCAAAACAGCGCAAACCTGACGGAACCGTCGGCTTATAATCCTGATATCGAAGATTATTACAATTGGCTGAACACGGGAATCAAAAACTTCAAATCATAA
- a CDS encoding TIR domain-containing protein gives MAKWEDYVITKISFNEKGNSIDRVIVHDDFEEYIGDAMLKNRQWLVEQVNKGKTFCCAERKIGGWSRICSFTKKAGAGFNWSAKLPKEITKRKTFISYYHFEDQEYKEEFKNLFGDLITHKSVEDGDIDSDNSDGYIKQLIQKGYLADTTVLVVLIGLNTKHRKHIDWEISGALNYKVGDKYSGLLGLILPNHPDFGTDKATYSLMPARLADNFRSEYAVIGDWTDDRTKMQEYIELAFEKRNTHSDNIDNTLKQMTKDTNE, from the coding sequence ATGGCTAAATGGGAAGATTATGTCATCACAAAAATATCCTTTAACGAAAAAGGAAATTCAATTGACAGAGTTATAGTCCACGATGATTTTGAAGAATATATAGGTGATGCAATGCTTAAAAATCGTCAGTGGCTGGTAGAACAAGTTAATAAAGGAAAAACTTTTTGCTGTGCCGAAAGAAAAATTGGAGGCTGGTCAAGAATTTGTTCATTTACTAAGAAAGCTGGTGCTGGATTTAATTGGAGTGCTAAGCTTCCAAAAGAAATAACAAAAAGAAAGACATTTATAAGTTATTATCATTTTGAAGATCAAGAGTATAAAGAGGAGTTTAAAAATTTATTTGGTGATTTGATTACTCATAAATCTGTCGAAGATGGAGATATAGATTCCGACAATTCGGATGGATACATTAAGCAGTTAATTCAAAAAGGTTACTTGGCAGACACAACTGTTTTGGTTGTTTTAATAGGTCTTAACACCAAACATCGGAAACATATTGACTGGGAAATATCTGGGGCATTGAATTATAAAGTTGGAGATAAATATTCTGGATTATTAGGCTTAATATTACCCAATCATCCTGATTTTGGTACAGATAAAGCTACTTATAGTTTGATGCCTGCTAGATTGGCTGACAATTTCAGATCAGAATATGCAGTTATAGGGGATTGGACAGATGACAGAACAAAAATGCAAGAATATATTGAACTAGCATTTGAAAAAAGAAATACACATTCAGATAATATAGATAATACTTTAAAACAAATGACAAAAGATACCAATGAATAA
- a CDS encoding nucleotide kinase domain-containing protein translates to MIEKKNNPKNVSFLIKKIKPKPSVVYNTYWEFISKRQDIFFKRINNTEYPWSNDDILNNYKFTNVYRATDRVSQFLIRDIIYKGSQDPDELFFRIVLFKIFNRISTWQFLQEELGEISFKNYSFKAYDKLLLEVLKNKEPIYSPAYIMASGKSVFGKERKHQNHLLLIEKMINDKLPHKLQQCKSMKDVYELLLSYPTVGEFLAYQYAIDLNYSNLINFSEMEFVKAGPGAKDGITKCFISLGDYNYEDIIKMVADNQEIEFERLGVKFQNLGGRNLQLIDCQNVFCEVDKYSRVFHPEILGVSNRTRIKQKFKIEKKEQINYFFPPKWEINNLI, encoded by the coding sequence ATGATAGAAAAAAAAAACAATCCTAAAAATGTCTCATTCTTAATAAAAAAAATAAAACCTAAACCCAGTGTTGTATACAATACTTATTGGGAATTCATCTCAAAGAGACAAGATATTTTTTTTAAGCGAATTAATAATACCGAATATCCTTGGTCAAATGATGATATTCTAAACAATTACAAATTTACTAATGTATACCGTGCTACAGATAGGGTAAGTCAATTTTTGATACGAGATATTATATACAAAGGTAGCCAGGACCCCGATGAATTATTTTTCCGTATTGTTTTATTCAAAATTTTTAATAGAATTTCTACATGGCAATTTCTTCAAGAAGAGTTAGGTGAAATCTCATTTAAAAATTATTCATTCAAGGCATATGATAAATTACTACTAGAAGTACTGAAAAATAAAGAACCTATATATTCTCCTGCTTACATAATGGCATCAGGAAAATCTGTTTTTGGAAAAGAAAGAAAGCATCAAAATCATTTATTACTAATAGAAAAGATGATAAATGATAAACTTCCTCATAAACTTCAACAATGTAAATCTATGAAAGACGTATATGAGCTATTATTATCTTATCCTACTGTAGGTGAGTTTTTAGCCTATCAGTATGCTATTGATCTCAATTATAGTAATCTCATTAATTTTAGTGAAATGGAATTTGTAAAAGCTGGACCAGGAGCAAAAGATGGTATTACCAAATGCTTTATAAGTCTTGGCGATTATAATTATGAAGATATTATAAAAATGGTGGCAGACAATCAAGAAATAGAATTTGAAAGATTAGGAGTAAAGTTTCAGAATTTAGGAGGCAGAAATCTGCAATTAATTGATTGTCAAAATGTTTTTTGTGAAGTAGATAAATATTCTAGAGTGTTTCATCCTGAAATACTGGGAGTTTCAAATCGAACACGTATAAAACAGAAATTTAAAATAGAGAAGAAAGAACAAATTAATTATTTCTTTCCTCCAAAATGGGAGATTAACAATCTAATTTAA
- a CDS encoding recombinase family protein produces the protein MKSAYLYVRVSKDEQKRKGYSLPEQEDRLLKHCKYYDIEVKAIYCEDFCAKSINRPEWNLLFSEIKKKSSGEDKNILFIKWDLFSRTIEFAYENVRL, from the coding sequence ATAAAGTCAGCCTATTTATACGTTCGTGTAAGTAAGGACGAACAAAAGAGAAAAGGTTACTCCTTGCCAGAACAGGAGGATAGACTCTTGAAGCATTGTAAATATTATGATATCGAAGTTAAAGCGATTTATTGCGAAGATTTCTGCGCAAAGAGTATCAATAGACCAGAATGGAACCTATTATTTTCTGAAATCAAAAAGAAATCATCAGGAGAAGACAAAAACATACTATTTATCAAATGGGATCTATTCAGTCGTACTATTGAATTTGCGTACGAAAATGTTAGGTTGTAA